In Felis catus isolate Fca126 chromosome A3, F.catus_Fca126_mat1.0, whole genome shotgun sequence, a single genomic region encodes these proteins:
- the LOC123384687 gene encoding basic proline-rich protein-like: MLSSSNQPGRIAAVIVIWPSCAPRGALSNFHDLTRAHARARAPGEGAQGPRALEGAPRPSRAPPTTTTTTTRAQARKAPASARALRSPPPRPRSGARRPAGGTALTSAFVLPPTQPRSGATAAVGGPAQPTRRGPTHSCRARGRAGGARQSPEPRSAARAGDATPDPGRRPPPPPPRLSPLLRVFGPTARQGRAVGTAAPGPGLGKGRARCGRRPARGVGHAAGASPRAGSSGPRGTPAPSFPTPAPGSPRPQGRWEGQPTALPGAGVHLEEITRSPPEAPGTRPAPRAGKVAFFSVLPAGPLPAFPRDPDLEPLRPPRTSRGGWGDLDTSGKNPPRTEVILSLGTQAPGGDKEPVRCCTGVGGPVLDPPCPSPPRVASEALGL; this comes from the exons ATGCTGAGCTCTTCCAACCAGCCT GGAAGGATCGCCGCCGTCATTGTCATCTGGCCGAGCTGTGCCCCGCGGGGCGCGCTCTCCAACTTCCACGATCTCACACgggcgcacgcgcgcgcgcgcgcaccagGCGAGGGCGCCCAGGGCCCACGTGCCCTCGAGGGCGCACCGCGACCCTCCcgcgccccccccaccaccaccaccaccaccacgcgGGCGCAAGCCCGGAAAGCGCCCGCGTCCGCCCGCGCCCTGCGCTCCCCGCCCCCGCGGCCCCGCTCCGGAGCCCGGCGCCCGGCCGGCGGGACGGCTCTCACCTCGGCCTTTGTCCTCCCGCCGACGCAGCCCCGCTCCGGTGCGACCGCCGCCGTCGGAGGGCCGGCCCAGCCTACCCGCCGCGGTCCCACCCACAGCTGCCGGGCTCGGGGCCGGGCAGGGGGCGCTCGGCAAAGCCCGGAGCCGCGGAGCGCGGCCCGCGCCGGGGACGCGACCCCTGACCCcggccgccgccccccgcccccccccccccgcctgagTCCACTTCTCCGGGTCTTCGGGCCGACCGCGCGGCAGGGACGCGCGGTGGGCACCGCCGCCCCGGGACccgggctggggaagggtcgCGCGCGGTGTGGGCGGCGTCCGGCGAGGGGTGTGGGCCACGCGGCAGGAGCCAGCCCCCGCGCCGGGAGTTCGGGCCCCCGCGGCACCCCGGCCCCCTCGTTCCCCACCCCCGCGCCCGGATCCCCGCGCCCACAAGGCCGGTGGGAGGGTCAGCCAACGGCCCTGCCCGGCGCCGGCGTCCACCTCGAGGAAATAACCAGGTCCCCACCTGAAGCGCCCGGCACCCGGCCGGCCCCGCGCGCTGGAAAGGTCGCTTTCTTCTCGGTCCTCCCCGCGGGCCCCCTCCCCGCGTTCCCGCGTGACCCAGACCTGGAGCCCCTCCGGCCACCGCGGACATcgcggggcgggtggggggatcTGGACACAAGTGGGAAGAACCCGCCGAGAACAGAGGTCATTTTGTCGCTTGGGACCCAGGCGCCCGGAGGAGACAAG GAACCTGTGAGATGCTGCACAGGAGTCGGAGGACCTGTCCTggaccctccctgcccctcacctccacGCGTTGCCAGCGAGGCCTTGGGCCTATGA